The following coding sequences lie in one Candidatus Woesearchaeota archaeon genomic window:
- a CDS encoding DNA-directed RNA polymerase subunit P, whose product MSNYKCFQCNKVIKDMHIKRRVRCVYCGSKIVFKERSTATTVVAR is encoded by the coding sequence ATGTCTAATTATAAATGCTTTCAGTGCAACAAAGTGATTAAGGATATGCACATCAAGCGAAGAGTGCGGTGTGTTTATTGCGGTTCAAAGATCGTTTTTAAGGAGCGTTCAACAGCTACGACGGTTGTTGCACGATGA
- a CDS encoding ATP-binding protein — MLLGTIKGKTTTTHFSFEANQHAKKFDYVQVYHPPYDYVLALITELERSENTTTATCHVIGFRDKDGTIRQPRSPFKPGTEVLRAEDDLITHIIQLPDKKSAAYIGKLEGKNIDVHLDLHKLLTKHVSILAKSGAGKSYTVGVLIEEILEKKVPVIILDPHGEYATLSKRNVEEQERLARFNLKPSSYPVTIYTDPASGQGTPLKLPNTFTQEELIHLFPGKLNSTQLGILYSAIKSVEKLNFTNIILSLEQDESNAKWSIIRTLEYLNNLHIFSENAPPYQTYLAPGEATIFNLKGTPPDIQELIAYKLIKDLFELRKKNKIPPFFLVVEEAHNFCPERNFGEAKSSKILRTVASEGRKFGLGLCIVSQRPARVDKSVLSQCTTQIILKVTNPNDLRAISSGVEGLSAEAEKEITNLTIGSALITGVTDLPLFTTIRPRKSAHGGTAVNILNNEEHDFLDQLEAFKEEEILPLIKPDVTLKDVILMQEEEADVRVVLHPVLRVLCSDKDGDYPLIFSLTNGALITDINQFTTKFLPNLHNLPKESLMLLQAAFSLKHFTRSQLAKHIGATTIDAPLNALLKHGLLTKENNHFSLSPQHVFTRLHKCAIFTPIAYEKIAYHTKEESTTTPEHIITSLERFTNVKEHQTCYAVRYQTIKRKTQSKQQSKHEQKKKPAEEKRNS; from the coding sequence ATGCTCCTCGGCACAATCAAGGGAAAAACAACAACCACCCACTTCAGCTTTGAAGCAAACCAGCACGCAAAAAAATTCGACTACGTCCAAGTCTACCACCCCCCGTACGATTACGTTCTCGCCCTCATCACTGAACTCGAGCGATCAGAAAACACCACCACTGCAACATGCCACGTCATAGGCTTTCGCGACAAGGACGGAACAATACGCCAGCCACGATCCCCCTTCAAGCCCGGCACTGAAGTCCTGCGCGCCGAGGACGACCTCATCACTCACATCATCCAACTCCCCGACAAGAAAAGCGCGGCGTACATTGGCAAGCTTGAAGGAAAAAACATTGACGTCCACCTCGACCTCCATAAACTCCTCACCAAACACGTCAGCATCCTCGCAAAATCCGGCGCCGGAAAATCATACACCGTCGGCGTCCTCATCGAAGAAATCCTTGAAAAAAAAGTCCCCGTCATCATCCTCGACCCCCACGGCGAGTACGCAACCCTCTCAAAACGCAACGTGGAAGAACAAGAACGCCTTGCACGCTTCAACCTCAAACCCTCATCATACCCCGTCACCATCTACACCGACCCGGCAAGCGGCCAAGGAACGCCGCTCAAACTCCCCAACACGTTCACTCAAGAAGAACTCATCCACCTCTTCCCCGGCAAGCTCAACAGCACACAGCTCGGCATCCTCTACAGCGCCATCAAATCAGTCGAGAAACTCAACTTCACCAACATCATCCTTTCACTCGAACAAGACGAGAGCAATGCCAAATGGAGCATCATCCGAACACTCGAATACCTCAACAACCTCCACATCTTCAGCGAAAACGCGCCCCCCTACCAAACCTACCTCGCCCCTGGAGAAGCAACCATCTTCAACCTCAAAGGAACACCTCCCGACATCCAAGAACTCATCGCTTACAAGCTCATCAAAGACCTCTTTGAACTACGCAAGAAAAACAAGATACCCCCCTTCTTCCTCGTCGTAGAAGAAGCTCACAACTTCTGCCCCGAAAGAAACTTTGGGGAAGCGAAGAGCTCAAAAATCCTTCGCACCGTCGCCTCTGAAGGAAGAAAATTCGGGCTCGGCCTGTGCATCGTCAGCCAACGACCAGCGAGGGTCGACAAGAGCGTGCTCAGCCAGTGCACCACCCAAATCATCCTGAAAGTTACCAACCCCAACGACCTGCGCGCTATCAGCAGCGGCGTGGAAGGCCTCAGCGCAGAAGCAGAAAAAGAAATCACCAACCTCACCATCGGATCCGCCCTCATCACCGGCGTGACCGATCTCCCCCTCTTCACAACCATTCGGCCAAGAAAATCCGCCCACGGAGGAACCGCCGTCAACATCCTCAACAACGAAGAACACGACTTCCTCGACCAACTCGAAGCGTTCAAAGAAGAAGAAATACTCCCCCTCATCAAGCCAGACGTCACCCTCAAAGACGTCATCCTCATGCAAGAAGAGGAAGCAGACGTTCGCGTCGTTCTTCATCCCGTTTTGCGCGTCCTGTGCTCCGACAAGGACGGCGACTACCCGCTCATCTTCAGCCTCACCAACGGCGCCCTCATCACCGACATCAACCAATTCACAACAAAATTCCTCCCGAACCTCCACAACCTGCCCAAAGAATCCCTCATGCTCCTCCAAGCCGCGTTCTCACTCAAGCACTTCACTCGCTCACAACTCGCAAAGCACATCGGCGCCACCACCATCGACGCACCCCTCAACGCCCTCCTCAAACACGGGCTCCTCACGAAAGAAAACAACCACTTCAGCTTGTCACCACAACACGTATTCACCCGACTGCACAAATGCGCCATCTTCACCCCAATTGCCTACGAAAAAATCGCCTACCACACAAAGGAAGAAAGCACCACCACCCCTGAACACATCATCACCTCCCTCGAGCGCTTCACCAACGTCAAAGAACACCAAACCTGCTACGCAGTCAGGTACCAAACCATAAAAAGAAAAACCCAGAGCAAACAACAAAGCAAACACGAACAAAAAAAAAAACCAGCTGAAGAAAAAAGAAACAGCTGA
- a CDS encoding 50S ribosomal protein L37ae translates to MAKQRKKGYATQFGSRYGKTNRQKFEKVHRAYKGKQVCPYCHYEQVKRMAAGIWHCRKCASVFASRAYKVEKFPALTKSSEAEHV, encoded by the coding sequence ATGGCCAAGCAAAGAAAGAAGGGGTACGCCACCCAGTTTGGTTCTCGCTACGGGAAAACCAACCGCCAAAAGTTCGAGAAAGTTCATCGCGCCTATAAAGGAAAGCAAGTATGCCCGTATTGCCATTATGAGCAGGTGAAGCGAATGGCTGCAGGCATTTGGCATTGTAGAAAGTGTGCTTCTGTGTTCGCGAGCAGGGCGTACAAGGTGGAAAAGTTTCCAGCATTGACGAAGTCGTCGGAGGCTGAACATGTCTAA